A section of the Bifidobacterium sp. ESL0728 genome encodes:
- a CDS encoding thiolase family protein has translation MNGAQVRQDCAISGGKTRINDDDVVIAASWRTGTGRFRGALSGMSAVEMATDLVKRGLRCSGLSADIFDQVILGNVLGTGSKQNVARQVQLGAGMPITGTAMTINQVCGSGLKAIRLAQSAIAMGDASVVLAGGAESMSNATAFARRVGKNEFDFNHWHDTLHYDALNDAFGDYAMGVTAENLAQRFGVGREVLDQYAVDSQRKASTAWDAGCFDDEVLPVGGLERDETMRPGTSMEGLAKLKPVYDSDGIVTAGNTSPLSDGAAVMVVTTMAKARELGLKAQAVIRGYAEVGYRPDQMGYATIPAIKKVLERCAQRVSDIDLYEVNEAFATQAWLTREQLGIDPARYNISGGALALGHALGASGARILTTLVHNLRRTGKSLGVAALCVGGGQGVAMEVENIR, from the coding sequence ATGAACGGGGCGCAGGTTCGGCAAGATTGTGCGATAAGTGGCGGCAAGACGCGGATCAATGATGACGACGTGGTCATTGCCGCTTCGTGGCGTACGGGGACCGGCAGATTCCGCGGCGCGTTGAGCGGCATGAGCGCGGTGGAAATGGCGACCGATCTGGTCAAACGCGGATTGCGGTGTTCCGGTCTGTCCGCTGACATCTTTGATCAGGTGATTCTGGGCAACGTGCTCGGTACCGGTTCCAAACAGAACGTGGCACGGCAGGTGCAGCTCGGCGCGGGTATGCCGATCACCGGCACGGCTATGACCATCAACCAGGTCTGTGGTTCCGGGCTCAAGGCCATTCGCCTGGCCCAAAGCGCCATCGCGATGGGCGATGCCAGCGTGGTGCTCGCCGGCGGCGCGGAAAGCATGTCGAATGCGACCGCTTTCGCGCGACGTGTCGGCAAAAACGAATTTGACTTCAATCACTGGCACGACACGTTGCATTATGATGCGCTCAACGATGCCTTCGGCGATTATGCGATGGGGGTCACCGCCGAAAACCTTGCGCAACGTTTCGGTGTGGGGCGTGAGGTGTTGGACCAATATGCGGTTGATTCGCAGCGCAAGGCTTCTACGGCTTGGGATGCCGGTTGTTTTGACGACGAAGTCCTGCCGGTCGGTGGCCTTGAACGAGACGAGACCATGCGGCCGGGCACGAGCATGGAGGGGCTGGCCAAGCTCAAGCCGGTTTACGATTCCGACGGTATCGTCACTGCTGGTAATACATCGCCGTTAAGCGATGGGGCGGCGGTGATGGTGGTCACCACGATGGCCAAGGCACGTGAGCTGGGACTGAAGGCGCAAGCGGTGATTCGCGGATACGCCGAAGTCGGCTACCGGCCCGATCAGATGGGTTATGCCACGATTCCGGCCATCAAGAAGGTGCTGGAACGCTGCGCACAACGCGTTTCCGACATCGACTTGTACGAAGTCAACGAGGCGTTTGCTACCCAAGCATGGCTGACGCGCGAGCAGCTGGGCATCGACCCGGCGCGTTACAACATTTCCGGCGGCGCGCTCGCACTGGGGCATGCGCTGGGAGCTTCCGGGGCCAGAATATTGACCACGCTGGTTCATAATCTGCGCCGCACAGGCAAGTCCCTCGGCGTTGCGGCGCTGTGCGTTGGCGGCGGGCAAGGCGTGGCCATGGAAGTGGAGAACATACGATGA